A window from Vulpes lagopus strain Blue_001 chromosome 23, ASM1834538v1, whole genome shotgun sequence encodes these proteins:
- the NFYB gene encoding nuclear transcription factor Y subunit beta isoform X1: protein MKCPSPPGAVPAANAAAAGATRLPPARPPARGRGRGWGRGWAGPGRRLRGRSRCGPGRGAALCAPGRGAAGRGPGRLLLAAAELRPEARRGRRGTVRPVAAASRPAPFCAGNRAGGSGPDPAPLTGRPRGVPGGASLPPAGPRGHGGAGPLCLPRRLGRAAGGGRRAAGVGRGPGAWAGESRDARRGRPPRTRGTDSRPGRAVGPGPARAPSWGGSEAPGRKERVWSPRSLAYT from the coding sequence ATGAAATGTCCGTCTCCTCCCGGCGCCGTCCCCGCCGCCAACGCCGCCGCGGCCGGGGCAACTCGCCTCCCTCCCGCGCGCCCTcccgcccggggccggggccggggctggggccggggctgggccgggccgggccggcgccTGCGAGGCCGCTCCCGCTGCGGGCCCGGCCGGGGAGCGGCTCTTTGTGCGCCGGGCCGAGGAGCGGCGGGCCGCGGGCCAGGCCGCCTCCTGCTCGCCGCCGCCGAGCTCCGGCCCGAGGCGAGGAGGGGGCGCCGGGGCACCGTCAGGCCCGTCGCGGCGGCGTCCCGGCCGGCTCCATTTTGTGCGGGGAACCGGGCGGGGGGCAGCGGCCCCGACCCTGCGCCCTTGACCGGGCGGCCGCGCGGAGTCCCCGGGGGCGCCTCCCTcccgcccgccggcccgcggGGGCATGGCGGGGCCGGGCCGCTTTGTCTGCCCCGGCGCctcgggcgggcggcgggcggcgggcggcgggcggcgggcgttGGGCGCGGGCCCGGGGCCTGGGCGGGCGAGTCGAGGGACGCGCGCCGGGGGCGGCCGCCCCGCACCCGCGGGACTGACAGTCGGCCGGGCCGGGCGGTGGGGCCGGGACCAGCCCGCGCACCTTCGTGGGGAGGAAGCGAGGCCCCCGGGAGGAAGGAGCGCGTTTGGTCTCCCCGCAGTCTGGCTTACACGTAA